The genomic interval TTGCTGAAGCATTAACACAATTAGGCGTTGACGATCTTGGGCTGAAATGGCCTAACGATATCTATTATCAGGGGCGTAAACTCGCGGGCATCTTAATTGAGCTGGAAGGACAAGGGGCCGAAAGCTGTGACATCGTGATTGGAACGGGCATTAATGTCTCGTTGCCACCACAAGTCCGGGCTAAAATCGATCAACCTTACAGTGATTTGGCCCAAACGGGCATAACGCTCGATCGAAACAAAATTGCAGCCACTATCTTGACCCATCTGTGGCTGGTACTAGAGCAGTTCGAATTGACTGGCTTTGCTGGCCTAGTGGATCGGTGGGCGGTCTATGACTGTTTTAGTGGTGATGCGGTTGAGCTTATCATTGGTCAGCGTCGTATTGCGGGCATTGCAACTGGGGTCGATGCTCAAGGCGGCATCGTGTTGGATATAGAAGGTGAATCACAAACCTTCTTCGGTGGCGAAATCTCGTTGAGAAAACAAACTAAATGAAACTACTTATAGAAATTGGTAACAGCAAATTAAAAGCAGCGCAGTTAATAGATGAAAACCAAGGCCAGCGACTTAATTATCTTGGCAGCTTTATAGTCAAAGATTTTTGTCACCGCCCGCACCTTAATAAGGTCGGTACGGTTGATGAAGTACTTTATGCCAATGTCGGCGGGCAGCAAAATTATCACCATGTCAAAGCACTGGCCGAAAAGCTAGGGGTGCGTTACCGCCAAATATCAAGCCCCGCGGCAGCCTTTGGTGTCACTAATAGTTATGAAAACCCACAAAAGCTGGGTATTGATCGTTGGTTGGCGATGTTAGCTGCTTTTAAGGATGCTAATGCGCCAGTGGTGGTGATTGATATCGGCACTGCGATGACCGTTGATTTAATCGATGGTACAGGTTTGCATCTCGGCGGTTGGATTAGCCCTGGCTTTCGCTTGATGAACTTGGCGTTGACGGAGCATACAGCGTTAGTGCGCAGTGGCGGTCATCACGGTGACGAACTACAGTTTGGTCAGCACACTAAAGCCTGTGTTCAAAACGGATGTCGTGCTGCGCTAGCTGGAACTGTGCTTTATGCCATCCACAAAGCCAAAGCTCAATTTGAGCTGGAACAGCCCGTGGTTTATTTAACGGGAGGTGGGATTAATCATTTACCGCCCGAGATACGAAAAATGGGAATTAATCGGCCTCATTTGGTGTTAGAGGGCTTGATTCTGTACGCAAAATAGCCGCACTGTTGGTATTTTATTCGTTCTAGTGCTTTTTATTAAAAAAAAGCATATTTTATGAAAAAAAGGATTGCATAACGCCGAGTGAATCTCTAGTATACGCACCACTGAAACGGAACGCCGACATAGCTCAGTTGGTAGAGCAACTGACTTGTAATCAGTAGGTCCCGAGTTCGACTCTTGGTGTCGGCACCATCGGTTTCAGAGTAGTATTAAAATGTGGAGGGGTTCCCGAGTGGCCAAAGGGATCAGACTGTAAATCTGACGGCTCAGCCTTCGGTGGTTCGAATCCACCTCCCTCCACCATTTTAACTACTAACAGCAATAGATTAAAGCTTTATAAGTTTACATACTTTTAAACGTTCTAGCTGGTAACTTTTAGGCCAGAACAGCTCAAATAAAAGTGCCAAAAAGCAGGCGTCGTATAGTGGTAATACCTTAGCCTTCCAAGCTAAAGCTGCGAGTTCGATTCTCGCCGCCTGCTCCAATTTTTAAAACTCCATCCTAAAGTTGTATCTTATAGAAAATTCTTGTTAAAATTCTTGTTAAAATCCCGTTGAAATTTCAAAATTAAAGTATGACATAGTCGTATATTTACTTCCTTGCATATAGCTAATCCCTAATTTATTTGATGATTAATTATCGAACCCT from Gammaproteobacteria bacterium carries:
- the birA gene encoding bifunctional biotin--[acetyl-CoA-carboxylase] ligase/biotin operon repressor BirA → MFNYSTLQILKTLASGDFCSGESLGQQLGISRSAIAKHISALQQLDLDIYSVTGKGYRLAKPIVLLDQVEIERHLCRANLPQVSVETVVTSTNELIKRQIHSGALADQVSGSVIFAEAQTAGRGRRGRNWASPLGASLYLSMHWRFEQGINATMGLSLAVGIAIAEALTQLGVDDLGLKWPNDIYYQGRKLAGILIELEGQGAESCDIVIGTGINVSLPPQVRAKIDQPYSDLAQTGITLDRNKIAATILTHLWLVLEQFELTGFAGLVDRWAVYDCFSGDAVELIIGQRRIAGIATGVDAQGGIVLDIEGESQTFFGGEISLRKQTK
- a CDS encoding type III pantothenate kinase, coding for MKLLIEIGNSKLKAAQLIDENQGQRLNYLGSFIVKDFCHRPHLNKVGTVDEVLYANVGGQQNYHHVKALAEKLGVRYRQISSPAAAFGVTNSYENPQKLGIDRWLAMLAAFKDANAPVVVIDIGTAMTVDLIDGTGLHLGGWISPGFRLMNLALTEHTALVRSGGHHGDELQFGQHTKACVQNGCRAALAGTVLYAIHKAKAQFELEQPVVYLTGGGINHLPPEIRKMGINRPHLVLEGLILYAK